One part of the Sorangiineae bacterium MSr11954 genome encodes these proteins:
- a CDS encoding ferritin-like domain-containing protein — protein MNENELQLDLNRTGIGIVPARSKELIASVSSAKPSSEGNEELISDVRNTYTEPGSTIGHIPAPVSEDAVETVIAEPAEGQATAVLVDKLGERLAFERTGVRLYDALIAKFDAAGKLDGDLTRAELVAIRDEEHQHFRQVKSAIEKLGGDPTVVTPSADLAGVKAMGLPQVLTDPRTTLVQALEAILVAELVDNEGWSTLIELAEKLGHSSLAIKFRKALASEEEHLAKVRGWVKEMTLSASAA, from the coding sequence GTGAACGAGAATGAATTGCAATTGGATTTGAATCGCACCGGTATCGGCATCGTCCCTGCGCGGAGCAAGGAGCTCATCGCGTCCGTCAGCAGCGCGAAGCCCAGCTCGGAGGGGAACGAGGAGCTCATCTCCGACGTGCGCAACACGTACACCGAGCCTGGCTCGACCATCGGACACATCCCGGCGCCCGTCTCGGAGGACGCCGTGGAGACGGTCATCGCCGAGCCGGCCGAGGGGCAGGCCACGGCCGTCCTCGTCGACAAGCTCGGCGAGCGCCTGGCCTTCGAGCGAACGGGCGTACGCTTGTATGATGCGCTGATCGCCAAGTTCGACGCGGCCGGCAAGCTGGATGGCGACCTGACGCGCGCCGAGCTGGTCGCCATCCGCGACGAGGAGCACCAACACTTTCGACAAGTGAAGTCCGCCATCGAAAAGCTCGGCGGCGATCCGACCGTCGTCACGCCCTCCGCCGATCTCGCGGGTGTCAAGGCCATGGGGCTCCCCCAGGTGCTCACCGATCCGCGCACGACCTTGGTGCAGGCGCTCGAGGCCATCCTCGTCGCGGAGCTCGTCGACAACGAGGGCTGGAGCACGCTCATCGAGCTGGCGGAGAAGCTCGGCCACTCGTCCCTCGCGATCAAGTTTCGCAAGGCGCTTGCATCCGAAGAGGAGCACCTCGCAAAGGTGCGCGGTTGGGTCAAAGAGATGACCTTGAGCGCGTCGGCGGCGTAA